One genomic segment of Paraburkholderia aromaticivorans includes these proteins:
- a CDS encoding ATP-binding protein, producing MQKILDRTQESLALAFATLAQNAKRQQRVYLATIGSLMLIVVIFALVVAVVAGLAQLDYRRTFASQNATDISLLLHQEESFSRRVELTFDYYYTAAQVRSAPDAIQQSIRRSGTVRGEVDRIDAGFDMLVGEATTAAWGPQLGEKLGRLYEASQSTLATQQAFELQQRATLIGLKEDYAVILPSLPRSVAGQAAAVNLPATPQQQLAVVRTLRETLERQLEAQTGKRLPGKGERVWLGPYLDPLENVPVISAVSVYYDGDTPTTLISMNIPLDVLAKRIAPPRNEGTILLMAADRRIIVSSKPLSASTEKMLQRTVAATPSHVFHYGREGVIFHEPLKPGFGFLVGYMRWGALAAALGWQLAVIGGLAALILLAVALTARYFGFRLLRNAFAETSRSLESETINHVLVSATPVGLCVVRQSDYSVLTVNALAAELLSVEPGSNRLPPHIVSEFLTQTPDKPSAAAIARIATFVVAAQPQPQPQPQPQPQPQPQPQPQPPASPTSEEGAMPARFLQFTYAPARYAGENVLFCALLDVTAQTLLEQQLRHAQQASDAMMRARTNFFAAMSHEIRTPLNALLGNLELFARTPGLEAHSQRLATLGVASDALRRVVNDILDFSKIDAGEMLLANDAFRPIDEFENISFSHAPMRGDRPIRFYALLSPTLDCTVIGDRMRIAQVVNNLLSNAFKFTSTGKITLYAEVKDDPQGHPTLICKVSDSGAGMSEELLSRLFKPFVQGELGTSRGTGGTGLGLVICARLCELMGGRISAESVPGVGSVFHMSVPLVAVSADQRTPATRPAPRGTALALCSEQQAGEFLDGWLQRAGWSSHTVASLASAQAWLKANRPAVLIVSGEYDLEAIATLRALQGVGTVWITSGGPTRPEARGQAVLEVSEFSRTACLTAIELAVEGTCAARDEASAPVAAVAPAVEIDPALLGLAVLVAEDNPLIQNLIAEQLAELGCVPTIAADGKQALALFERAPFEVVLTDIHMPVMDGHELLAALRARHAALPVLAFSAVAEEQQAQSWHERGFTGYVSKPASLSELQAALLAVVPAQVRAAHPKAASASASADSTAPVANAASTLSAHDKARYTAMLRDHLQKDLPRLLAIVEAEDVRALAGWAHSASGAFVVVQELRFFEACRQLQRLCADNSRWTTEMDERAISLHEAISDHFGLDEQPAR from the coding sequence ATGCAGAAGATCCTCGACCGCACCCAAGAGTCCCTGGCGCTGGCTTTCGCCACCCTCGCGCAGAACGCGAAGCGCCAACAGCGGGTTTATCTGGCGACGATCGGTTCGCTGATGCTGATCGTGGTGATCTTCGCACTCGTGGTGGCCGTGGTTGCCGGGCTCGCGCAACTCGACTATCGCCGCACGTTCGCGTCGCAGAATGCGACCGACATCTCCCTTCTCCTGCATCAGGAGGAGTCGTTCTCGCGACGCGTCGAGCTCACGTTCGACTATTACTACACCGCTGCCCAGGTGCGCAGCGCGCCGGATGCGATTCAGCAGTCGATCCGCCGGAGCGGCACGGTGCGCGGCGAGGTGGACAGGATCGATGCCGGCTTCGATATGCTGGTCGGCGAAGCCACCACGGCTGCGTGGGGGCCGCAACTAGGCGAGAAGCTTGGCCGCCTCTACGAAGCGTCGCAATCGACACTTGCCACGCAGCAGGCGTTCGAGTTGCAGCAACGCGCGACGCTGATCGGGCTGAAGGAAGACTATGCGGTGATTCTGCCTTCGCTGCCGCGGTCGGTGGCGGGACAAGCCGCGGCAGTGAACCTGCCGGCGACGCCCCAGCAGCAGCTGGCCGTCGTCAGGACGCTGCGCGAGACGCTGGAGCGCCAGCTCGAGGCGCAAACCGGCAAGCGTCTGCCGGGCAAGGGCGAGCGCGTCTGGCTCGGTCCGTATCTCGATCCGTTGGAGAACGTGCCGGTGATCTCGGCGGTGAGCGTCTACTACGACGGCGACACGCCCACCACGCTGATCAGCATGAACATTCCGCTCGACGTGCTCGCGAAACGCATCGCGCCACCGCGCAACGAGGGCACGATATTGCTGATGGCCGCGGACCGACGCATTATCGTGTCCTCGAAACCGCTCAGCGCGTCCACCGAAAAAATGCTGCAACGGACGGTGGCCGCGACGCCGTCGCACGTGTTTCATTACGGGCGTGAAGGCGTGATCTTTCATGAGCCGCTGAAGCCGGGGTTCGGCTTTCTGGTCGGCTATATGCGCTGGGGCGCGCTTGCCGCCGCGCTCGGCTGGCAGCTCGCGGTGATCGGCGGCCTCGCGGCGTTGATCCTGCTGGCGGTCGCGCTGACGGCACGCTATTTCGGCTTTCGGCTGTTGCGCAATGCGTTCGCCGAAACTTCGCGCTCACTGGAAAGTGAAACCATCAATCACGTGCTGGTCAGTGCGACGCCGGTGGGACTGTGCGTCGTTCGCCAAAGCGACTATTCCGTTCTGACCGTCAACGCGCTGGCCGCGGAGTTGCTGAGTGTCGAACCGGGTAGCAACCGCTTGCCGCCGCATATCGTGAGCGAGTTCCTCACCCAGACGCCGGACAAACCTTCGGCTGCGGCGATTGCACGGATCGCCACTTTCGTCGTGGCCGCACAGCCGCAACCGCAACCGCAGCCGCAACCGCAGCCGCAGCCGCAACCGCAACCGCAACCGCAGCCGCCGGCTTCACCGACGTCGGAGGAAGGCGCCATGCCCGCGCGGTTTTTGCAGTTTACCTACGCGCCAGCCCGGTACGCCGGTGAGAACGTGCTGTTCTGCGCGCTTCTCGACGTGACCGCCCAGACCCTGCTCGAACAGCAATTGCGGCACGCGCAGCAGGCTTCCGACGCCATGATGCGTGCGCGCACGAATTTCTTCGCGGCGATGAGCCACGAAATCCGCACGCCGTTAAACGCGCTGCTCGGCAATCTCGAACTGTTCGCGCGTACACCTGGTCTCGAGGCGCATTCGCAGCGGCTTGCGACTTTGGGCGTCGCATCCGATGCGCTGCGCCGTGTCGTCAACGACATTCTCGACTTCTCGAAGATCGATGCCGGCGAAATGCTGCTCGCCAACGACGCCTTCCGGCCCATCGACGAATTTGAGAACATCTCGTTTTCGCACGCGCCGATGCGCGGAGACCGCCCGATTCGTTTCTATGCACTGCTTTCGCCAACGCTCGACTGCACCGTGATCGGCGATCGCATGCGAATCGCGCAAGTCGTCAACAACCTGTTGAGCAACGCGTTCAAATTTACGTCCACCGGCAAGATCACGCTGTATGCGGAAGTGAAGGACGATCCGCAGGGCCACCCGACGCTCATTTGCAAGGTGTCGGACTCCGGCGCCGGCATGAGCGAGGAGCTTCTGAGCCGTCTGTTCAAGCCGTTCGTGCAAGGCGAGCTGGGCACCTCGCGTGGCACTGGCGGCACGGGGCTGGGGCTGGTGATCTGCGCGCGCCTGTGCGAATTGATGGGCGGCCGGATCTCCGCCGAAAGCGTGCCGGGTGTAGGCAGCGTGTTTCACATGTCGGTTCCGCTGGTCGCGGTGTCCGCCGATCAGCGCACGCCGGCGACGCGACCCGCGCCTCGCGGGACGGCGCTCGCGTTGTGCTCGGAGCAGCAAGCCGGAGAGTTTCTGGACGGCTGGCTTCAGCGAGCCGGTTGGTCGAGTCACACGGTGGCCTCGCTGGCGAGCGCGCAGGCATGGTTGAAAGCGAATCGCCCCGCAGTGCTGATCGTGTCCGGTGAATATGATCTGGAAGCGATCGCCACGTTGCGCGCGTTGCAGGGGGTCGGCACCGTGTGGATCACGAGCGGTGGCCCGACGCGGCCGGAAGCGCGCGGCCAGGCCGTGCTCGAAGTGAGTGAATTCAGCCGGACCGCGTGTTTGACGGCGATCGAGCTGGCAGTCGAAGGCACCTGCGCCGCGCGCGACGAAGCATCCGCGCCCGTCGCCGCCGTGGCCCCTGCTGTCGAGATCGATCCGGCGTTGCTGGGGCTTGCGGTCCTCGTCGCGGAAGACAATCCCCTGATCCAGAACCTGATCGCCGAGCAGCTGGCGGAACTCGGCTGCGTGCCCACGATTGCCGCGGACGGCAAGCAGGCGCTGGCGTTATTCGAGCGGGCTCCCTTCGAGGTGGTGCTGACCGACATTCATATGCCGGTGATGGACGGCCACGAACTGCTGGCGGCATTGCGCGCGCGGCACGCGGCGCTGCCGGTGCTGGCTTTCAGCGCCGTGGCCGAAGAGCAGCAGGCTCAAAGCTGGCATGAGCGCGGCTTCACCGGGTACGTCTCCAAGCCGGCGTCATTGAGCGAATTGCAGGCGGCTTTGCTGGCGGTGGTGCCAGCGCAGGTGCGGGCGGCTCACCCTAAGGCGGCATCGGCATCGGCATCGGCCGACTCCACGGCGCCCGTCGCCAACGCAGCGAGCACGCTCAGCGCGCACGACAAAGCACGCTACACGGCGATGCTGAGGGATCATTTGCAGAAAGATCTGCCCAGGCTGCTTGCCATCGTCGAAGCAGAAGATGTGCGGGCGTTGGCCGGCTGGGCGCATAGCGCGAGCGGTGCGTTTGTGGTCGTGCAGGAACTACGGTTTTTCGAAGCATGCCGGCAGTTGCAACGGCTATGCGCGGACAACAGCCGTTGGACAACGGAGATGGACGAACGGGCCATCTCGCTGCACGAAGCGATATCCGACCACTTTGGGCTCGACGAGCAACCGGCGCGTTGA
- a CDS encoding sigma-54 interaction domain-containing protein — MMNDWAGVPATYGDVLRRAMDSLFRTFENFSEGTFIVDADARVVWINKRYAARFGFSDPEQAIGRDCEAVIPNSLMREVVNTGKPILLDILETDREPLVVTRLPLKDDAGVTVGAVGFALFDELKALTPLFSHYSRVQEELIATRQSLAQARRAKYTFGSFVGTSAASLEVKRQARRAAQLESPVLLLGETGTGKELLAHAIHGGSARANQPLVTVNVAAIPDTLLEVEFFGAAPGAYTGADRKGRVGKFELANGGTLFLDEIGDMPLPLQGKLLRVLQDKEFEPLGSNRIVRADVRIIAATSADLPALVAAGRFRADLFYRLNVLTIHAAPLRERASDIEALAYAMLEDLSTQAKGGSHFELQDDALLLLCSYDWPGNVRELRNTLERAVMLSDSERIDARALAPFIGSGTAHGGGHRRVAPADASAPAHAPDAPAGGPEPASWSDAMAAFEKRFLTDALRANGGRVIETANQIGMGRATLYKKIAAYGIDV, encoded by the coding sequence ATGATGAACGACTGGGCAGGCGTGCCTGCCACTTACGGCGACGTATTGCGCCGGGCAATGGATTCGCTCTTTCGCACATTCGAGAATTTCAGCGAAGGCACCTTTATCGTCGACGCGGACGCGCGCGTGGTCTGGATCAACAAGCGCTATGCGGCGCGCTTCGGTTTTTCCGACCCGGAGCAGGCGATTGGCCGCGACTGCGAGGCTGTGATCCCGAACAGCTTGATGCGCGAGGTGGTCAATACCGGCAAACCGATTCTGCTCGATATTCTGGAAACGGACCGTGAACCGCTCGTCGTGACGCGCCTGCCGCTCAAGGACGATGCGGGCGTCACAGTCGGCGCGGTCGGCTTCGCGCTGTTCGATGAACTGAAGGCGCTCACGCCGCTCTTTTCCCACTACTCGCGCGTTCAGGAAGAGTTGATCGCGACGCGCCAGTCGCTCGCCCAGGCGCGGCGGGCCAAATATACATTCGGCAGTTTCGTCGGCACGAGCGCGGCCAGTCTCGAAGTGAAGCGCCAGGCGCGCCGCGCGGCGCAGCTCGAGTCGCCGGTGCTGCTGCTCGGCGAAACCGGCACCGGCAAGGAGTTGCTCGCGCATGCCATCCACGGCGGCTCGGCGCGTGCGAATCAGCCGCTCGTGACGGTCAACGTCGCGGCGATTCCCGATACCTTGCTCGAAGTCGAATTCTTCGGCGCCGCGCCCGGCGCGTACACGGGCGCCGATCGCAAAGGGCGCGTCGGCAAGTTCGAGCTCGCGAACGGCGGCACGCTGTTTCTCGACGAAATCGGCGACATGCCGCTGCCTTTGCAGGGCAAGCTGCTGCGAGTGTTGCAGGACAAGGAATTCGAACCGCTGGGCTCGAACCGGATCGTGCGCGCGGATGTCCGCATCATTGCGGCGACCTCGGCCGATCTGCCGGCGCTGGTCGCGGCGGGACGCTTTCGCGCGGACCTGTTCTATCGGCTGAACGTGCTGACCATCCACGCGGCGCCGCTGCGCGAGCGGGCCTCCGACATCGAAGCGCTTGCTTACGCAATGCTCGAAGATCTGTCGACGCAAGCAAAAGGCGGCAGTCACTTCGAGTTGCAGGACGACGCGCTGCTGCTGCTGTGTTCGTATGACTGGCCGGGCAATGTGCGCGAATTGCGCAACACGCTGGAGCGCGCCGTGATGCTTTCCGACAGCGAGCGGATCGACGCTCGGGCGCTGGCGCCCTTTATCGGCTCGGGCACGGCGCATGGCGGCGGGCATCGTCGTGTGGCTCCTGCCGATGCGTCGGCTCCGGCGCACGCCCCCGACGCGCCAGCCGGCGGGCCCGAACCGGCGTCGTGGAGCGACGCAATGGCCGCCTTCGAAAAGCGTTTCCTCACCGACGCCTTGCGCGCCAACGGCGGTCGCGTGATCGAGACGGCCAATCAGATCGGCATGGGACGCGCGACACTCTATAAGAAGATCGCGGCATACGGCATCGACGTATGA
- a CDS encoding H-NS family nucleoid-associated regulatory protein, producing the protein MASYKQLTAQLEKLHKEVAAAREKEIAQAIAEIKQKVAEYDLTAEELGFTSKRTAGRKTASVAKYRNPKTGETWSGRGRSPAWLAGKNRERFLIEV; encoded by the coding sequence ATGGCCTCGTACAAGCAATTGACTGCCCAACTCGAAAAACTCCACAAGGAAGTCGCGGCGGCGCGCGAGAAGGAAATTGCGCAGGCAATCGCCGAAATCAAGCAGAAGGTGGCCGAATACGATCTGACTGCCGAAGAGCTCGGTTTTACGAGTAAGCGCACCGCGGGCCGTAAAACGGCTTCGGTTGCCAAGTATCGCAACCCGAAGACCGGTGAAACCTGGAGCGGCCGCGGGCGCTCGCCCGCGTGGCTCGCCGGCAAGAATCGCGAGCGTTTCCTGATCGAAGTCTGA
- a CDS encoding methyl-accepting chemotaxis protein has product MRNNQPVTGHEYEFPSSDMLVSATDLTGRIQYCNPAFIAVSGFTRDELIGQPHNLIRHPDMPRDAFADMWATIRDGRPWTALVKNRRKNGDHYWVHANVTPVVEKGTVVGYLSVRVKPERDAVRAAEALYARMRAGEARGVKLRRGVVVRTGLLGRLQALMRLPVATRAAAGYAITSLALLVTGLVAWEGAPPVPFWIAFGVTTAVSAVSWQLLKRQLAAPIADMSGFATRLAAGDLTADLQIVRHDDLGEVLQALNQLKANLAAIVYDVRAQITGMLDNAREISSGNVDLARRTELQAASLEETAATMEQLTTTVQANADATVRALDLARDAQAAAAVGGKIAGQVEQTMAGITAASRRIADITSVIDGIAFQTNILALNAAVEAARAGEAGRSFAVVASEVRMLAQRCAASSKEIKSVVEASTTEVAAGTELVARTTSQMRVIDEAVGRVSSIIVEVANASNEQAEGIRQVNQAVSHLDGATQQNATLVEQAAATAQRLAEQADVLDEAVRLFTIAQAAPAQRVTSTKRRQAFTPDAAQTVADAVDRHSAPATAHVLEQDEATMV; this is encoded by the coding sequence ATGCGCAATAACCAGCCTGTCACCGGGCACGAGTACGAATTCCCTTCGTCAGACATGCTTGTCTCCGCGACCGACCTGACTGGCCGCATCCAGTATTGCAATCCCGCCTTCATCGCCGTCTCGGGCTTTACGCGCGACGAGTTGATTGGCCAGCCGCACAACCTGATCCGTCATCCGGACATGCCGCGCGATGCCTTCGCCGACATGTGGGCGACGATCCGCGACGGCCGCCCATGGACCGCGCTCGTCAAGAATCGCCGCAAGAACGGCGATCACTACTGGGTGCATGCCAACGTCACACCGGTGGTCGAGAAAGGTACGGTGGTCGGCTATCTGAGTGTGCGCGTGAAGCCGGAACGCGACGCGGTGCGCGCCGCCGAGGCGCTGTACGCGCGCATGCGCGCGGGCGAGGCGCGCGGCGTCAAGCTGCGCCGCGGCGTGGTGGTGCGAACCGGCCTGCTGGGGCGTCTGCAGGCGCTGATGCGCCTGCCTGTCGCCACGCGTGCGGCGGCCGGCTACGCGATCACGTCGCTGGCGCTGCTGGTGACCGGCCTGGTCGCGTGGGAAGGCGCGCCGCCTGTGCCGTTCTGGATTGCGTTCGGCGTCACCACGGCGGTCAGCGCCGTGTCGTGGCAGTTGTTGAAGCGGCAACTCGCCGCGCCGATCGCCGACATGTCGGGATTCGCTACGCGCCTCGCCGCGGGTGATCTGACCGCCGATCTGCAGATCGTGCGCCATGACGACCTCGGCGAAGTGCTCCAGGCACTGAATCAGTTGAAGGCGAATCTTGCGGCGATCGTCTACGACGTGCGCGCGCAGATCACCGGCATGCTCGACAACGCGCGCGAGATTTCCAGCGGCAATGTCGATCTCGCGCGGCGCACGGAGTTGCAGGCGGCCTCGCTCGAGGAAACCGCCGCCACCATGGAACAGCTGACCACGACCGTGCAGGCCAACGCCGACGCCACCGTGCGCGCGCTCGATCTGGCCAGGGACGCACAGGCCGCGGCAGCGGTGGGCGGCAAGATCGCGGGCCAGGTCGAGCAAACCATGGCCGGCATCACGGCGGCGTCGCGGCGTATCGCGGACATTACCAGCGTGATCGACGGCATTGCGTTCCAGACCAATATCCTTGCGCTGAATGCGGCGGTCGAAGCCGCGCGCGCGGGCGAAGCCGGCCGTTCGTTCGCCGTGGTCGCGAGCGAAGTGCGTATGCTGGCGCAACGCTGCGCGGCGTCGTCGAAGGAAATCAAGTCGGTGGTCGAAGCGAGTACGACCGAAGTCGCCGCGGGCACCGAACTGGTTGCACGCACAACCTCGCAAATGCGCGTGATCGACGAAGCGGTGGGCCGCGTGTCGTCGATCATCGTCGAGGTGGCCAATGCCAGCAACGAACAGGCGGAAGGGATTCGCCAGGTCAATCAGGCGGTCTCGCATCTGGACGGCGCCACGCAGCAGAATGCGACGCTCGTCGAGCAGGCGGCGGCCACCGCGCAGCGTCTCGCGGAACAGGCCGACGTGCTGGACGAAGCGGTGCGCCTGTTCACCATCGCGCAGGCCGCGCCCGCACAACGCGTCACCAGCACGAAACGCCGTCAGGCGTTCACGCCTGACGCTGCGCAAACCGTGGCAGACGCCGTCGACCGACATAGCGCGCCCGCCACTGCACACGTTCTCGAGCAGGACGAAGCCACAATGGTCTGA
- a CDS encoding RidA family protein, producing MSSTPSFWMIPSAPTPVGPFSHAAEADGWVFLTGQMPTSPTDDAAPLPDGVVAQTKRVMDNLVLVLQGLGLGLQNVVATRIFLTEFKRDYAPMNEIYRAYFPADALPARTCIGVTALARDALVEIDFVVKRPG from the coding sequence ATGAGCTCAACCCCTTCCTTCTGGATGATTCCCTCGGCGCCCACACCGGTCGGCCCGTTCTCGCATGCTGCCGAGGCCGACGGCTGGGTCTTCCTGACCGGCCAGATGCCGACCTCCCCCACCGACGACGCCGCGCCGCTTCCCGACGGTGTCGTCGCCCAAACCAAGCGCGTGATGGACAATCTCGTGCTGGTGCTCCAGGGGCTGGGCCTCGGCCTGCAAAACGTGGTTGCCACACGCATCTTCCTGACCGAGTTCAAGCGTGATTACGCGCCGATGAACGAGATCTACCGCGCCTACTTCCCGGCCGACGCGCTGCCCGCGCGAACCTGCATCGGCGTCACCGCGCTGGCGCGCGATGCGCTGGTCGAAATCGACTTCGTCGTCAAACGGCCGGGTTGA
- a CDS encoding serine hydrolase domain-containing protein: MQPAGLSASRLTALTNAMQGYVERGEVAGVVSIVWRRGEIGHFEPLGWRDEAAQLPMERDTLFRIASMTKPVTSAAILMLIEEDRLALDAPISLWLPELAAPRVLRDPAGPLDQTDPARASLTVLDLLTHRAGFAYSFTATGPLSEAYAAAFNGFEARMDSNAWLARIAGLPLMFQPGSRWHYGIATDVLGVLIERVSGMPLGEFFRTRIFEPLGMRDTAFWVPDAQLARLATAYGVEAGTGRRVVEDHPASSRWANPDRFQSGGGGLISTAQDYLQFAQLLLGRGRVGTTRLLSRRSVDLMRSNFLTRDQRRVPAFGHVLWAGQGFGLGVSVVDDPAQQLSLGYRSIGSFGWPGAYGTSWFADPVEDMIGLMLIQRRSVEPFPMAVDFERRVYDAIDD; encoded by the coding sequence ATGCAACCAGCAGGACTTTCCGCGTCTCGGCTGACGGCGCTGACCAACGCCATGCAAGGCTATGTGGAACGCGGTGAAGTGGCGGGTGTGGTTTCGATAGTCTGGCGGCGCGGCGAGATCGGCCACTTCGAGCCGCTCGGCTGGCGGGATGAAGCCGCGCAGTTGCCGATGGAGCGCGACACGCTGTTTCGCATTGCCTCCATGACCAAGCCGGTGACCAGCGCCGCGATCCTGATGCTGATCGAAGAGGATCGGCTCGCCCTCGACGCGCCGATCTCCCTCTGGTTGCCGGAACTGGCCGCCCCGCGTGTGCTGCGCGACCCCGCCGGCCCGCTCGACCAGACCGACCCGGCCAGAGCCTCGCTCACCGTGCTGGATCTGCTGACACATCGCGCCGGCTTCGCCTATTCCTTTACCGCGACGGGGCCGTTGTCCGAAGCTTATGCGGCCGCTTTCAACGGATTCGAAGCGCGCATGGATAGCAACGCGTGGCTCGCCCGCATAGCCGGTTTGCCGCTGATGTTTCAGCCCGGCTCACGCTGGCACTACGGCATCGCGACCGACGTGCTCGGCGTGCTGATCGAACGCGTGAGCGGCATGCCGCTCGGCGAGTTCTTCCGGACGCGAATTTTCGAGCCGCTCGGCATGCGCGACACGGCTTTCTGGGTGCCTGACGCACAACTCGCACGGCTGGCCACCGCTTATGGCGTCGAAGCGGGCACGGGGCGGCGTGTGGTCGAAGATCACCCCGCATCGAGCCGATGGGCGAATCCGGATCGATTTCAGAGCGGCGGCGGCGGCCTGATTTCAACGGCGCAGGACTATCTGCAATTCGCACAACTGCTGCTCGGGCGCGGGCGAGTCGGTACGACGCGTTTGCTGTCGCGCCGCTCGGTCGATCTGATGCGCTCGAATTTCCTCACGCGCGACCAACGACGCGTGCCGGCCTTCGGGCACGTGCTATGGGCAGGCCAGGGGTTCGGCCTCGGCGTGTCAGTCGTCGATGATCCGGCGCAGCAGTTGTCGCTCGGCTATCGGTCGATCGGTTCGTTCGGCTGGCCGGGCGCATACGGCACGAGCTGGTTCGCCGATCCGGTGGAAGACATGATTGGTTTGATGCTGATCCAACGGCGGTCCGTCGAACCGTTTCCCATGGCAGTCGACTTCGAACGCCGCGTGTACGATGCAATTGACGATTGA
- a CDS encoding GntP family permease, which yields MSFVIVLAALAFLMFAAYRGYSVILFAPIAALGAVLLTDPAAVAPVFTGIFMEKMVGFVKLYFPVFLLGAVFGKVIELSGFSESIVAAAIRYIGRSRANAVIVAVCALLTYGGVSLFVVVFAVYPFAAELYRQSNIPKRLMPGAIALGAFSFTMDSLPGTPQIQNIIPTTFFKTTSWAAPALGVIGSLFIIVVGLTYLEWRRRSAMATGEGYGTELVNEPERVESKQLPHPLLAVAPLVLVGVANFLLTRWIPDWYGASYTVAPDILPGVHAPVTTTIKAVVAIWAVEGALLLGILMVVATAFNRVRERFALGTKAAVAGALLASLNTASEYGFGGVIAALPGFLVVSSALKSIPNPLVNAAVSVSSLAGITGSASGGMSIALAAMSDTFIKGAEAAHIPMEVLHRVVAMASGGMDTLPHNGAVITLLAVTGLTHRQSYRDIFAVTVIKTLAVFFVIAVYYATGLV from the coding sequence ATGTCCTTTGTAATCGTCCTCGCCGCGCTGGCGTTTCTGATGTTTGCCGCATACCGCGGCTATAGCGTCATTCTATTTGCGCCTATCGCCGCGCTCGGCGCCGTTCTGTTGACCGATCCGGCCGCCGTCGCGCCGGTTTTCACCGGCATCTTCATGGAGAAGATGGTCGGCTTCGTGAAGCTCTACTTCCCGGTGTTCCTGTTAGGCGCCGTGTTCGGCAAGGTCATCGAACTGTCGGGTTTCTCGGAATCGATCGTGGCCGCCGCGATCCGCTATATCGGCCGTTCACGCGCCAATGCGGTGATCGTTGCCGTGTGCGCGCTGCTCACCTACGGCGGCGTCTCGCTGTTCGTGGTGGTGTTCGCGGTCTATCCGTTCGCCGCCGAGCTGTACCGCCAGAGCAATATTCCGAAGCGCCTGATGCCCGGCGCAATCGCTCTCGGCGCGTTCTCGTTCACCATGGATTCGCTGCCGGGCACGCCGCAGATCCAGAACATCATTCCGACCACCTTCTTCAAGACGACCTCGTGGGCCGCGCCCGCGCTCGGCGTGATCGGCTCGCTGTTCATCATCGTGGTCGGCCTGACCTATCTGGAATGGCGCCGCCGTTCGGCGATGGCAACCGGCGAGGGTTACGGCACGGAGCTGGTCAACGAGCCGGAGCGCGTGGAATCGAAGCAACTGCCGCATCCGTTGCTGGCAGTCGCGCCGCTGGTTCTGGTCGGCGTCGCGAACTTCCTGCTGACCCGCTGGATTCCGGACTGGTACGGCGCGTCATACACCGTTGCACCGGACATCCTGCCGGGCGTCCACGCACCGGTCACCACGACGATCAAGGCCGTGGTCGCCATCTGGGCCGTGGAAGGCGCACTGCTGCTCGGCATCCTCATGGTGGTCGCCACGGCGTTCAACCGCGTGCGCGAACGCTTCGCACTCGGCACCAAGGCCGCTGTGGCCGGCGCATTGCTGGCTTCGTTGAATACGGCGTCGGAATATGGCTTTGGCGGTGTGATCGCAGCGTTGCCGGGCTTTCTGGTGGTCAGCAGCGCGCTGAAGAGCATTCCCAATCCGCTCGTCAACGCAGCCGTTTCGGTGAGTTCGCTGGCCGGCATCACGGGTTCGGCGTCGGGCGGTATGAGCATCGCGCTCGCGGCCATGTCGGACACGTTCATCAAGGGCGCGGAAGCCGCGCATATCCCGATGGAAGTGCTGCACCGTGTCGTCGCGATGGCGAGCGGCGGTATGGACACGCTGCCGCACAACGGCGCGGTGATTACGCTGCTGGCCGTCACGGGCCTGACGCACCGCCAGTCGTATCGCGACATTTTTGCGGTTACCGTGATCAAGACGTTGGCGGTCTTCTTTGTGATCGCGGTCTATTACGCGACCGGTCTGGTCTGA
- a CDS encoding fimbrial protein, which produces MKLSLPAIAIAAGSLFGLVPLGAHAADGTISFTGTVTDSTCSINANASGTAADVSVPLVPVPTGSLATAGAVAGTTNPTDLQLNLTGCSGTATKAIARFENGATVDQSNGYLSNMGGTAQNVDVRLLNAQMQPINITTGANNDISTNAVTITGGTATLQYFAQYYATGVAAPGTVSSSVQYSMEYQ; this is translated from the coding sequence ATGAAGTTATCCCTCCCCGCAATCGCGATCGCAGCCGGCAGTTTGTTCGGTCTCGTGCCCCTTGGCGCCCATGCGGCGGATGGCACGATCTCCTTCACCGGCACCGTGACGGACAGCACGTGTTCGATCAACGCCAACGCGAGTGGCACCGCGGCTGACGTGTCGGTCCCGCTGGTACCGGTCCCGACCGGTTCGCTCGCCACCGCGGGCGCAGTGGCCGGTACGACGAACCCGACGGATCTGCAGCTGAATCTGACAGGCTGCAGCGGCACGGCCACGAAGGCGATTGCTCGCTTCGAAAACGGCGCCACGGTCGACCAGTCGAACGGCTACCTGTCGAACATGGGCGGCACCGCGCAAAACGTGGATGTTCGTCTTCTCAACGCGCAGATGCAACCAATCAACATCACGACTGGCGCGAACAACGATATCTCGACGAACGCGGTAACCATCACGGGCGGCACGGCAACCCTGCAGTATTTCGCGCAATATTACGCAACGGGCGTTGCGGCTCCCGGCACGGTCAGCTCGTCGGTTCAATACTCGATGGAATATCAGTAA